GGATTCACCTCGTATCATCGATGTTGATGGTCTGCTACCTGAGACTGTCGATGACCGAATTACCGACCAATTGACCCGCCGCGCCGGCAAGGAGGGACGAATGCCACTCTCCGAGCATGAGCAGCGCATGCTTGATCAGATCGAGAGCGCGCTCTACGCCGAGGACCCGAAGTTTGCGTCCAGCGTCCGTGGCGGCACCCTGCGCGCCCCGTCGGCCCGCCGTCGCTTTCAGGGCCTGGCGCTGTTCGTGGTCGGGTTGGCTCTGCTGGTCTCCGGCGTCATGATCAAGGCCACCTGGATCGGGGACCTGCCGGCACTCTCGGTGCTCGGGTTCATCGTGATGTTCGGTGGCGTGGTGTTCGCCGTCACCGGTCGCCGCGAGCATGCCGCGGACCTGAAGCTGGTCGACGGCCCGTCGGGCGCCGCTCGGATGAAGAAGAGCCGGGGCACCGGTGGATCGTTCACCAGTCGGATGGAAGACCGCTTCCGGCGTCGTTTCGACGAGTGACGCACAGGTAGTTCGCGAGAACTGAGGGTCGGCCGCGAGGCCGGCCCTTTTTCATGCCCCGAGGCGGCGGCGTGTCGGGTTCGTCGACGCGATTGCGGGCGGTGGTGGGCGAACTGCCCCACCTAGTCCCCACCTAGCCCCCACATTGCCCCACTCGCGTCACAGCGCCTCGTTTACCCATTCTGAGCTGCGGTTTTTTCGGATCGCGCGGCGTTTGCCAGTTGCTCGCCGCTGCCGCGATGTCGCGGCGGCCCTGCAGAAACGGGGTCGATGTGGGGGAGGGGACCAATTTGATGGCGCTCAATGGAGAAAAGTGGGGGATTGTGGGGTATGGTGGCGGAGTACGGAGTGAGGGGGATCCGGACCTGGGAGGTCCGAGGGCTGGAGGTGGCGAGTGTTCCTCGGCACCTACACGCCCAAGCTCGACGACAAGGGG
This DNA window, taken from Mycolicibacterium sp. MU0050, encodes the following:
- a CDS encoding DUF3040 domain-containing protein; the protein is MPLSEHEQRMLDQIESALYAEDPKFASSVRGGTLRAPSARRRFQGLALFVVGLALLVSGVMIKATWIGDLPALSVLGFIVMFGGVVFAVTGRREHAADLKLVDGPSGAARMKKSRGTGGSFTSRMEDRFRRRFDE